DNA from Paludisphaera mucosa:
TCCAGGTGGGGCTTGAGGTACGCGCCGTCGCGGTCGCACTGCCAGATCTCGACCACGGCGTTGCGGATCGGCTCCCCCCGGGAGTCGAGGATCTTGCCGGTCAGATGCGTGATCTCGCCGACGGCGGGGGTGATGGCGTCGTTGATGCCGAGCAGGTCGTTGTCGGTGTCGAGCGGGAGCTTCGTCGGGTAGAACGGCCCCTCCTGGACGCGCGGGGTGCGTTCCGGCTCGTCTGCGAAGGTGCCTCGGGCCGAGTAGCCGGCGGCGCCGAGGGCCAACGCGTCGAGGAACCCTCGGCGGCTCGGGCGGGAGATGATGTCGAACATGGGACGGAATCCTCCGGGTTCAAGGGGTCGAGCTTCGGGTGGGATGGTCGGCGTCGTTCGCGTCGAATCGGCCTCGGACACTCACGGCATGAGGAACATCACGGCGTCCGCAGCAGCCCGTGGATCCGCCTGCGCTTGATGGAGAAGAGCAGGACGAGGCCGAGGCGTCGAGGACCAGCGACCAGGCCGGGCCGGAGTCGCGTCCCTTGTGCAGGTCGTTGACGAAGGCGACGAACCCGTGCAGGGTCTACGTCAGCGACGCGCCCGATGTGGCCGAGGAACGTCTCCAGCTCGGCCGGGCTGAAGAGGGATTCGAGTTCCTTCTGAAAGCCGTCGTTGAACGCCTCCAGCTCGCGTTGGGCGGCGGCCCCGCGCTCGCCGAGGGTCACGGCGCAGGCCCTCCGCCGGTGGAGTGGGACGCGCGGGAGACGGAGCCATGGCCTTCGAACCTCACGAGGATCGCCCGCACCGTGTTCGGGTCGGAATGACACCGGCGCGCGAGGTCCTGCTGCGTCGCCGTCCCCGCGTGGGCCGGCGCCGTGAGCACGACGCACCGATCCGCCGTCAGCCCGTACCGCGCGAAGTCGGCGGTCGCACGGCGGTGCATCGAGAGGCAAGCCCACCCCAGGTGCATCGAGAAGTCGTCGCCTGACGGGGCCATGGCGAATCTCGCTGTGTTTTACC
Protein-coding regions in this window:
- a CDS encoding PepSY-associated TM helix domain-containing protein produces the protein MHGFVAFVNDLHKGRDSGPAWSLVLDASASSCSSPSSAGGSTGCCGRRDVPHAVSVRGRFDANDADHPTRSSTP